The Mycolicibacterium smegmatis genome has a window encoding:
- a CDS encoding ABC transporter ATP-binding protein: protein MSLRADDVRWLRSGRLVLADVTVAFQPGSTVGVLGPNGSGKSSLLRLLAGLDRPDAGRVELDGRPVTAMPRRALARRVALVGQHAETDLNITVGDVVRLGRIPYTTMFGGDGDGASAVRDALAVTGLLGMQNRLWHTLSGGERQRVQIARALAQQPTELLLDEPTNHLDIAHQLEILALIRELDITVVVALHDLNLAAMFCDHVVVLSAGGVVASGPPADVLTEQLVADVYGVRCEITRDSAGPYVRFRPGGRTGGR from the coding sequence ATGAGCTTGCGCGCCGACGACGTGCGGTGGTTGCGCTCGGGCCGGCTCGTGCTCGCGGATGTCACCGTGGCTTTCCAGCCGGGCAGCACCGTGGGCGTTCTCGGCCCAAACGGGTCAGGAAAGTCGTCGCTGCTGCGTCTGCTGGCCGGGCTCGACCGACCCGACGCCGGGCGCGTCGAACTCGACGGGCGACCGGTGACCGCGATGCCGCGCCGTGCACTCGCGCGACGCGTCGCGCTCGTGGGCCAGCACGCCGAGACGGATCTGAACATCACGGTCGGGGACGTGGTGCGACTCGGTCGCATCCCGTACACGACGATGTTCGGCGGCGACGGGGACGGGGCATCGGCCGTGCGGGACGCGCTCGCGGTCACGGGCCTGCTCGGTATGCAGAACCGGCTGTGGCACACCCTTTCCGGAGGCGAGCGTCAGCGGGTGCAGATCGCCCGCGCGCTCGCGCAGCAACCCACGGAACTGCTGCTCGACGAGCCGACGAACCATCTCGACATCGCCCACCAGCTGGAGATCCTGGCGCTGATCCGCGAGCTCGACATCACCGTCGTCGTCGCGCTCCACGACCTGAACCTCGCCGCGATGTTCTGCGACCACGTCGTGGTGCTGTCGGCGGGCGGGGTCGTGGCGTCAGGACCCCCGGCGGATGTGCTCACCGAGCAACTCGTCGCCGACGTCTACGGCGTGCGGTGTGAGATCACCCGCGACTCCGCCGGGCCCTACGTGCGGTTCCGTCCAGGCGGCAGAACCGGCGGGCGCTAG
- a CDS encoding FecCD family ABC transporter permease: MIVRTRSLVGVWSAAMVLLVASSALAVTIGPAALSVSDVYRIIGEHLGAGPSGATRLQDGIVWELRLPRVLLAAACGSGLALCGAILQSLLRNPLADPFVLGVSSGASTGAVLVAVLGVGGGALTLSGGAFVGAVFAFSVVLVLAYASGGGTDKVVLAGVAGTQLFSALTSFIVLSSADAEQTRGVLFWLLGSLAGVAWSDVVTCGLVVCGGLAVCVFHARTLDAFAFGHDAAATLGVSVLRARLVLMVVTALMTAALVSAAGAIGFVGLVLPHAARFVVGPDHRRLLPTVALLGAVFMVWVDTLARTVFAPQELPTGVVTALLGVPAFAMILLRRRAGAR; the protein is encoded by the coding sequence GTGATCGTGCGTACCCGCTCGCTGGTTGGGGTCTGGAGCGCGGCGATGGTCCTGCTCGTCGCGTCGTCCGCGCTGGCTGTGACCATCGGGCCTGCAGCGCTGTCGGTTTCGGACGTGTACCGCATCATCGGCGAGCATCTCGGCGCTGGGCCGTCAGGGGCGACGCGTCTGCAGGACGGCATCGTGTGGGAGCTTCGGCTGCCGCGGGTGTTGCTGGCCGCCGCATGCGGAAGCGGATTGGCGCTGTGCGGGGCGATCCTGCAGTCGTTGCTGCGTAATCCGCTCGCCGACCCTTTCGTCCTCGGGGTGTCGTCCGGTGCGTCGACCGGGGCGGTGCTGGTCGCGGTGCTCGGGGTCGGGGGCGGAGCGCTCACCTTGTCCGGGGGTGCGTTCGTCGGTGCGGTGTTCGCCTTCTCGGTCGTGTTGGTGCTGGCCTACGCATCGGGTGGCGGCACCGACAAGGTGGTGCTCGCGGGAGTGGCTGGGACGCAACTCTTCTCGGCTTTGACGTCTTTCATCGTGTTGTCTTCTGCTGATGCCGAGCAGACCAGGGGGGTGTTGTTCTGGCTGCTGGGATCCCTCGCGGGGGTCGCGTGGAGCGACGTCGTGACATGCGGCCTGGTGGTGTGCGGAGGGCTCGCGGTGTGCGTGTTCCATGCCAGGACGCTCGACGCGTTCGCGTTCGGTCACGACGCTGCCGCCACACTCGGTGTATCGGTGCTGCGGGCGCGCCTGGTGCTGATGGTGGTCACCGCGTTGATGACGGCCGCGCTGGTCAGCGCGGCAGGAGCGATCGGGTTCGTCGGCCTGGTGCTGCCCCACGCGGCACGGTTCGTGGTCGGTCCCGACCATCGGCGGTTGCTGCCGACGGTCGCGCTGCTCGGCGCCGTCTTCATGGTGTGGGTGGATACGCTGGCCCGCACCGTGTTCGCGCCGCAGGAATTGCCCACGGGTGTGGTCACCGCACTGCTCGGCGTGCCCGCGTTCGCAATGATCCTGCTGCGCAGAAGGGCCGGTGCGCGATGA